In Gemmatimonadota bacterium, the genomic stretch CAGCCGTGCGCAGATGGTAACAATCAATGGGCAACCGGCTATTTTGAATTTGTTTGTAAATTTCAGCAATAATAGCACTTTCAAATTCATGGCCTGTGAGTTGACCGCGTCGATTGAGCAACGCACGCTGGATGCCAGGATCGAGAAAATGAACTTTTGGTGCTTTGGACAGGCGTTTATTCAGGTTGCGAAACCACGGTTGTAACAAAATGACCTGGTAGCTTATTTCGAGATATGAAATGAAGCGTTTGACGGTTTTGGATGTGACGCCAGCAAGTTGAGCCAATTCATTCATATTGAGCAACACGCCAGTCAGCCCTGCCAATGCACGCTGCATGCGAGCAAACGGAGTGAGATCGCGCAAATTGGCGAGATCGCGCAGGTCGCGCTGAAGATAGGTTTGGATGTAGTCGTGCAACCAATCGTATTTATCGCGGACAGTGAGCATGGGATCAACGACGGCTGGCAGGGCACCAAAATTCAGATAATGTGCCATGTGATGTACTACCCGTGCGTAGCGTTCGCTCTGGAGTGGCATACCCGAATACAAAATATCGCGTTCACCAGTTTTTAGAAAACGGATGAATCTGGAATCCACAATAGTGTC encodes the following:
- a CDS encoding ATP-binding protein; this encodes ASRLGRLIALTGARQTGKTTLVQTGFSDYSYISLDDPITRPDFTALSAAQWYQQYPNVILDEVQKAPAIIESIKAVYDQYPDARSILLGSSQILLMEQIRESLAGRISLVELYPLTLPEMLTDSWDDTIVDSRFIRFLKTGERDILYSGMPLQSERYARVVHHMAHYLNFGALPAVVDPMLTVRDKYDWLHDYIQTYLQRDLRDLANLRDLTPFARMQRALAGLTGVLLNMNELAQLAGVTSKTVKRFISYLEISYQVILLQPWFRNLNKRLSKAPKVHFLDPGIQRALLNRRGQLTGHEFESAIIAEIYKQIQNSRLPIDCYHLRTADGREVDLLLETEHGFVPIEIKMAERVASTDARHLRKLDEILDKPILQGLVLSNDPRIHDLGDDIVAQPVGWALGA